The Dreissena polymorpha isolate Duluth1 chromosome 8, UMN_Dpol_1.0, whole genome shotgun sequence genome includes the window GGAAGAAGACTGCCATAAAGCGTCGCATCGTATGGTCAAAGCCCTCCGGATAGACCTGAACAGCGTCTCTTTGCTACTTCATAACAATCCGCGATTAAAAATAGTGCATTTGCTACGCGACCCGCGCGGGATTATCAACAGTCGTTTGCGCACATTTTGGTACGCGGCATTCTTGAAAACTGATGCGGCAATAAGCGACGACATTCAGGTGATTTGTTCTCGTCTGCGTAATAACATAGAATCCGGAATACGTCTGCTGAAAATATACCCTAACAGGGTGAAGTTAATTCAGTATGAGGACGGATTTAATGTGAAAAGCCCAAAGATAAGCAAATTATATGAATTTCTTAATATTGATGAACCCAAAGACATTCACGCGAACGAGATCGATAAACTTTCATCGACATACTACGCCAATAGAACGGACGGGTTTAATCCGTTTTTATACAGGCAGCAGTTACCGTGGAACGTGGTTGCTATGGTAAACAATCACTGCGCAGACGTGATGTCCAACATGGGTCTGCGCATGTTCAGAAGCGAAGCGGAACTCAGAAATGAAAGCATTCCAGTGATATATTCGAAACTTACGTATACAATATTATAGTTAAAATATGCTCGTCAGTTTCAAGAATAATTATGCGACTGGTCGAAAGATACCGTAATTAAGTTCGAACAATTGCTGTTAGCTACTTATTATCTGTGTAGAATTGTGTAGAACCACCCATTTAATGTATGCGAGCATCCATGACGTACAAATGCACGCATGGTGAAGGTTATTAAACCAACTACAGACCAAGACTTGCCATTAGTCCAGATGACCCGCGCCCTGGAAgaaccagacttaatgcatgtgcgtaatgtgttgtcacaaattagcctgtgcagtccgcataggctaatcagggacaacacttcccgccTAGAAAGGatatttgttaagaagagactttctgtaaacgaaaattcCATTAAAAAGGAAaggggactgcacatgctaatctaagatgacactttacgcacatgaataaagcccctGTTTTCTAGACCGGTATTATCCACTATATAACTCTTAGTTGACGGGAGTACCGGGAACAATAATGAACATGGGAAATATTGGTCAAAAAGTAGGTTTAATACTGACATCAAAGTACTCAATCTTATTTATTAAATCTTAGACTGATCAAGTAGTACACACATTGGCAAAGAAGCACCCCATTTGTTGCATTTGTAACAAGAGAATTTCGTTGTTGCTTGCCATCTGCAGTACGTGATATAATTATCCTCCTGACTACATGTATAGACAACTCAGAGATATAAGACTATTATACtataatattaaatgttaatATGATCCATTAgtgtgatatatatttatttttttaattacaagaaaagtgggtgggggtaaataacaaatatgaagaaaACATGCCAAAAGTGCCTGTTAATATATGTTGAGTTTGTGTCAAATCGCTCAGACAAGAAACATTTAATATTGCGTGTATgtttttgcaaagaaaaacacCGCTAGTTGATACAATTGGATATGTATACAGgcataataattttgaaaaaataattatttattggaaATCACAACGTGTTTTTACAGTGTTCATTATTGAACTTAGGAAGTCACGAACTAACCAAACAAACAACAACCTTGCATTATACATAAAAGGGCTTTCAAACTTagaaatttatttgatatttactATAATTACTTGTTAACATTATAAAGTAAAATGaagtatatattattgtatatgtacGACACatagtgtttcaagtatgaacatattaatatatatcgttaccattaaaggggccttttcacagattttggcatttttttaacttattcattaaatgctttatattgataaatgtaaacattggatcgtaaaagctccagtaaaaaatcaagacaaaaattaaaaaaaaggaaaagaacattgcccggagcaggtttcgaaccagtgacccctggagtcctgccagagtcctgaagtaaaaacgttttGGCCTAcagagctattccgccgagtacacattcttgacgtattttataccttatataagcaatcttcgtagtttcacaaaatttaacgacaaaaacagaactctccaaatacaCTTTTATAGACAGCAATAATAAAACAAGTGTATGGCTGCTTTGTATAAAGGTCTTTTAAAAGGGCCTTTACACAGATTTTgacatttattgaagtttgtcattaaatgcattatattgataaatgtaaacatttggatcttaaaagctctagtaaaaaacaagaataaaattaaagaaagaaaacacaaaccctcaactgggctcgaaccactgacccctggagtaaaagtctatcgcctAAACCACTCGGGCATCCGTTCTCATACTGTaatagttgtattttatactgtatataaaagcaatcctcgtagctcTCGTGTCActaaatttaacgacaaaaacagaactctccaaattattcaatcgtttcgcgttgcaacgctttataatgtttaggtttaaaaatcgtcaaaagatgcatataatggctatattagagcatggttaatgttcagtattaccgtttcctcacaaatatcataactaaaacgaaaacttacgaatctgaaacaacttttttcaattttgtcaatttaccaaagcgtgaaaagatccctttaatatacatgtatttgcaaagtGTTGCTTGTCTACATCATTTACTTAGTAACGTAGTTCGTGTATTTGTAAGTAACTTCCTTTTTTTCTGTATTAACTTGGTTTCATcgtaacaaaaaagtttttaatcgCATAATAGTTTttcaacaatattaaatatacaagcCACTGACTGACCTGTTATAACCGCTATGAGTAATGTTATGTATACTCAAGAACACATATCTATGTCCATTGTATAATGCAAATCGATTTTATCACACAACAAGATCATGCGAAAACAAGCTCGTGCTTCGCAAGCATCGTGTACAGCCACGTGTTCAAGGTTTCATAATGCGCCTCGACCCATCGTGCGTTGTCCCTGGCGGCCTCGAGACCCTGTTCGAATGCCCGCCGCGCTGTGCCAAGGTTCGATGTTCGAGCCAGGAAATTCTTAAGATCCGCGACTTGCTCGTGAGTGGTGAACTCCGCGGTGACGCCAGAAACAAGCCGCGAGAGTTGGAAGAGACTACCAGCGAACCTCTCCAGGAAGTGGCACCAGTTGGTCGTCAAGTGGTTCCAGACCTTGTCTATCGCCGTGGGGTTTGCCGCTAGATCCGTCAAGGCTCGTACTGCTTCTGGCCCTGTAGTGGTCAATAGTGTATACTTTTAAAAAGTGCCCAGTTTCAACCAGTGCTTGGATTTGTTGATAAATCCTTCGATTACGAAAAACAAGGAATGAATTGCAAATGTGCATGCCCATACAAAAGTCATTTCaagggacctgttcacagatCGAGATGTTGCCTAATTTCAAATTATGTGACAGGTTGGTATTTTTAAAAGTAACTTCCGCAAGccaaattaattttaaagataCGGTTTGTTCTATGTTAGCTTATGAAATTTAGCACCATAAATGCGGAAACATGGGATCGCAAAAGGACAATgacaaaaatgtgaacaaaacCCCCCATAGAAACCCACATAACATacgttattattttgttttcgtattttcGTCCTGTGTTTTCAAGTTTTCTTAACATGTGGTACAAAAAAGAAGACGCCATATCATTGATAGTATACCTTTCATTGTAGAGGAATCTTGTGTCAACCGAATCAGCCTGTCCTGCACGGCTGGGTCCTCTGCGCATGTCATTCCATAAAGGTACGCCTGCCTCTCATCGGTGTTCAGTGAGGCGTTATACCGCCCCACGATGAACTCCCACTCGGAGACATTTGCACGCTTCATTACCGTACACAGGATTGCGGGCCGGATGTTCAGCGGAAGCGGGATGACTCTTTCCCGGAAGGCGCCATACCAAGCCCGAGAGTTGGTCACGCATGAGGGATTCAAGAACTTACAGCCGATCGCGAAGAGTTTAGCGTAGAGCAGTTTATTTGAGAAGGTTCCCTGGGAATTTGCAGAGTTTACCAGCGCGTATTTGATGACATTATTTGCGAAGATCTTAAATTTGGAATCAAGCGGAGTCGCGTGGACAAGTCTTGCTATTGTCTTAAGTTCGGAGATAGCGGCTGACCATGGCACGTAGTCATCTTCGAATAGTAAGTATTCAAACAGAGACAGAGCGGTTTCCAAGGGCATTAACTTTGCTTTACTTAAACTGAAAGCATCGTTGATTATTTGTGCTCTATTCAACTTGTGTATTCTTGAATGGTCGTATATTAGGTACTGAGCGATATGGCCCCAAATATCGGGACCATAGTTAACTCTGTAGTAACCCTTTTGCTGTACGTTACCGATAAGCCAATGACCATCTCTCGTCAAGTCCGGTAACCCCTTGTCTATAATAAAAGTTTCTTCCCTTTCGAGCCAAATTATTTTTGAGTTACTTACAGTGAAATTTGCTTCAACGTCGGTTGTATATGTGAATGGAATCGTCCAACGTAGTTTTTCGTTTGTTGAATTTGTCGTATTGGTTTTGGTTAAGTCGTTCAAGAATCTTGACTGGGTAATGCGCAGATATCCCGGTCGTATCTGGGTGACGTGAACAACGGGGTAGTTCGGCTGTAGTACCCATGTTCGCATTATCTCACCAACGTTCGGTGAACCTTTCGGGTCGGATTCCATTGACGCAAAAAATCCATCGTGATCGGCATTCGAATACTCATAGCGCTGCAAATATAGTTTTAAGCCATTCAGAAAGTGGCTTGGGCCAAGGAAAAACTCCATCATACGGATTAAGCTTGCTCCTTTTAAGTACGATATGCTGTCAAACACTTGCTTGATTTCGGTCGAATCAGACAAACTCATGTGCACCGGATGTGACGTCATCAGTCCATCGGTTTCAAAAATCGGATGCATTGTGTTAATCGTAAAATAATCCGGGAAATTATAATAGTCGCTAGAATTAACCGCTGCCACAAGGACGTTTTGCATGGCGACCAATTCAAAATAAGTCGCAAACGCCTCTTTTAAGAACAGATTACCCCACCAGTTCGGCGTTGCTAGGTTACCGAACCACTGATGCGCAAGCTCGTGGGCAACTGTTGTCATGGCGTCCATCCATGCGAACTCGCTGTAATATCTGTCATCATAACAGATACGATCCTGTAAACACACATGACTCGTACATGTTTCAAATATAGTTGTAATAGCTGTTTTTTGCTTATTGTTCATGTCGCACATAATGGACAAATAAGAACGGTCCAGATTCAAAGAATATTTCAACTGTAAATTGAGAAACAATTTGTTCTTAACATCAATAAATCTAAAATACATTAATTCAAAAACAATTTGACTTTCAATGCCAATATTTACtacaaacaatattattttcGCATTCCATAAAACGATAATGAGATATGCACATATTCACCCCAGGCTGGTGTTTTGAATATGTTAAGAAGCGAGaaaagatgtgtttttatattcaCAGCTACGTCTTTCCAATTAAAGATTGATTTAACAAATGATTGGTTTATACAATAGGTGTAAATGATTAAACATGTTTgaataatcaaatacattttcTGTAAATCATTAAGACATACAACCTTAGACACACAATCTAAGACAAGCAACTACCCTCAAACAACATCAGTCAAACAATCTCATACAAACAACCTGATACAAACAACCACAATTAAATAACGTAAATCAAACAACCTAAGACAAACAAGCTCAGACAAACAACTTCAGACAAACAGCTCAGAAAACACAATAAGACAGAGAACCTAAGAAGAAACCCTTTCACAAACAaccttatttaaaataaactcatACTAAAAAGTTCAGTCAAACAAGCTCAGACAAACAAGCTCAGACAATCAACTTTAGATACAGAAACTCAGACAAACAAGCTCAGATAAAACAACATCAGACAAACGATCTCAGAAAAACCCATCTGACAAACAATCTAAGACAAGCAAGCTAAgacaaacaaccaaaaacaaacaaCCTGAGACAAATTAGCTcaaaaaaacaactttcaatCAATCAAACACACTCTGACAATAACCTCAAACTAACAACCTCAGACTTTCAGTCTAAGGAAAATATCATAGAGTAATTAAAAGTGACTAAATACCTGTCAATACAACTTCAGACAAAAAATCTCAATTAAACAACCTAAGACAATTACCCTGAGACAAAGAACCTAGGACAAACAACATAAGAGAAGAACCCTGAGACAAAGAACCTAAGACAAACAACATAAGACATATACACTTAGACAAACAATCTCAGAGAAAACCCTTCAGTCGAACAACATTTTACAAACAACCTGGACAAACAACCTgtcacataaaaaacaacaaatctcAAACAAACACCTTCCGAAATCATCCTAAAAAAAAAACCATaagacaaacaacaacaacaatactactAATACTTAAATAGTTGGTAAAGTAACAATGTAGTTCTACACACAatctaacaaaaaaaaacaattttacaataataagtgGTTTATTGGCCGAAGATGTGAGGTGTAGCAATTATTTTTGCGCAACGTTGAAGCAGAGAATGTTACAGAAAGAAAAGTCGTTTGGTTGGGAATATCGTTAgttttaaaatgtgataataatccAAGGGCCTAAAATCAAGGAGAAAGGATGGTTGCGTAACGAATTAAACCAGTAGTTTAGATTTAACAAGGTGTTCTATATTATGTCGTGTTATTGAAAATTGGTTTTCCTAGAAGTAATTTAAGTCTACTGAGGTGAAAATTTCCTTAATTTTGTTAGCCCACTTTCTTTAAATAAGAATTTGGTAGATTCATCATGTATTTGAAAATTGGAGAGATACGTTTCTTTGCCTGTTAAGGTATGTTTTAAAATGAGATCATTTTACGTTTAATGTTAATTGCATTATGATATATGACAAGTGTCCATACATGAAGGCCGTTGAGGTTGATTTTCTAGCTTTAGTGTTTTTTCGAATAAAGTTGTTATGGATTTTTTGAAGGATATCTATGTTTTTGAAGCCACATTCCTTAGAGTCATAGGTAAAGATTGGTAAGACAGAGTGGTCAAATAATTTTAGGGTAAGTTCAATTGGCAGGTCTGCGTTTTGTGCACGTATGTATAAGAGATGCATTACttaatttgcttgttgttttctGGCATTAAGGAGGGAAACATTGCTAGCTAGAGTTATGCATATATAGTGATAACGGTCAGTATTCTCGATAGGATTGTTACCTAATTTAGATTGAAGTTCTGTTTTTGTCTTGCACCGAATATTacgattttaattttgtttaaattaacatCACAGTAGTTATAGAAGATGTCTAGACtgttttcaaaattgtttttgaGTTTTATAAGATCACTGTGTCGTCAGTATAGAGAAGGAAAAGAAGTGTTAGCCACAGGGATAGGTCCAGGGGATTAATTACTTCTATGCCAATCTAGCCATTAAGATGCGTATTTGTTTGTAAGTCCTATAGACAATCCCAaaatcgataatatgggcgccgccatattggctattacgtaacccgcgattgaaaacggtactgaagaatttaacagattacaacgttatcatattgtacacccgctttattccaataaacagtactttatgacttcgcacattaggattgaaaacaagtgaaacatgaaaccaagtgtcgatatgtatcacatcgtgaatcaatataatttaaattaaaaatatacacgatagattcataaaatatgtgtctctgcaacaatatccagtgacaacacgtaatgtttatggccgagttggcatttttaagcatacctttcagcataatgcctttgtataaaatttaattatttctttaaggaataaaattattcaagcataattataaaggtgtagaaatatctaaagtgtgaagtaaacgttgtgattttagcgtaaatagtgccggagatattaacataaatctatcaatatataatgattggaaacatccattcagaccatattttttggatagatctttgatattaattagatagatttaagatcgatgtagacaattaaattgatatctgcctttgtttaagcctatattattttgaattaaatgtcgtactttctatactttccggagatattcattaagaaacgttgtaagattaaagactaaggacgacttctttaatttaataatacatctctttgtttgtctaaacagttacaatttcgctattaatatttcccttgtaagtgtcattttaaaggtaatatacaaatctatagccgaaatgaagtttgtgattctaaaattgtttcgtaaatctttgttatcgaaactttgtaagattttcaggtagagattttttaaaattaaaattatgtatctagtttagtctaaaactaaagtggtttttagcaatcttttatttaaaaatcgctctcaagctaatacaaaaataactagccggaaatgaattttgtgatttaaatgaacaagtatcggagttattcgcttgcaaaactgtgtaagatgtcaggatatgtcatactttttcattgaaaaggacatatcagcttttgcctacaactttcttatatcattatttaaataacgttttacatgttgcctgaaatattattaaattttcttaataacatcttaattcacgattgaaatgttcaacatgaaaaataatgagccttaaataaacttaaatagttccaattgtgttctctagatttcctaaacgtatgtcttatttaaatgttcgtaaaacggtctaaatttacgcttaaaaaataaaaacacgcacaaaataagtgatttatttttctttaattacggattataaatgacagcaacatacatctcttgaaaaaaacatcagcgataaaggcgcgaacgaattcgctcaatgggaggcgatgttccaagtgtggattaaaagcgtttatgggtttgcttgtgacaccacatgtctgcacatgtgttgataccgaactttagataagatatcacgcgtcaaatttaaataacatgttaaatgacaatcaagaccttattcatgccagggacctacactaataggtccatgtccatgctgtgtgttattactcttaaacgaatgcagatgaaccttatttctactaattacgtaatttatattaataaaaaaaacacgaactaatatgtggttgtcagatcgataacataaactctttaaatcgtcaaatatatttgataaacccgtttcgcttccttgttttgcgtagggacctatacacacacatatataggtcaatgtttatttcttcagtaccgtttttgaggcgcgcgagagtattcaggggcgggtaatccgggaggtatcgatttctgggattgtctatatgaAAAGTAAAAAGTGTATCGGTGAAAAAAATTCTCCTTGTCCAACGCCTATTTTAGACATGAAGGGCTCGAATATATTATTACCATAAAAAGCTTGATTTTATATGGTTACACGTATTTTGAATAAATTGCAGtacattgttattaatattatgtttgagAAGTTTATGTCATAAGCCAACACGCCATACTTTATCAAACGCTTGTGAAAAATCTATAAAGGCACATACAAGATTTTGTTCTCCTGTTTTTCAGAATTTCTATTAATGAGTATAAAGTTAAGATATGGTCAGACCATGAATAACCTTTCTGAAACCAGCTTGATTTACATCTAAGCTGTTCTTTTTTTAAGGATTGAGTAGGCCCTTTATTAAGTATAGATGTAAAGAATTTTCCTAAGCAGCTGAGAATAGTTATCAGTCGGTAGTTGTTTGGTTCTTTTGGATCACCTTTTTTAATATGGGGAGAATAATACCATTTAACCAACTTTGTGGGATAAAGCCAGTTTCTGGGACATGATTGAATTTTAGACTTAATAAATTCACTAACGATATTGTCAAGTAGGTGTTTTTCAGTATTTGAGTTTCTGGACACATTTTGACATTTCTGTGTTAGTAATAAGGATGTCTTATATGTTGCTTGTGTTGCCTGGGAATTTTGAGTTTGTGTAATTGAATCGGTGGTCAATAATGGTGTTGGCGTTTATTTCTTTGAAGTGATTGTAAATCTATTGTAGTGTTGGagtgttgtttacattatttgtagtcttagtttgtttaaaaaataccaGAATTGCTTAGGATTTTTGTCATTCTTAATTTGTTGTCTTCTTAAGCGTTGTGGTAAAAACAGCTCGCTATAAAACATTGTTGACCAAACcaagattaattgttttaattgcattttttttattatagatttttagctcggctgttttcggagaaaaaccgaggtattgtcatagccagctcgtccgccgtcagccgtaggcgtcgtgcctcaaccttaacattggctctaaaatcaatgtgcttccacctacaactttgaaacttcatatgtagatgcaccttgatgagttctacgcgccacacccatttttgggtcactaggtcaaaggttaaggtcactgtgacatctaaaaaaaaaaaatttggcaagctttcgcagccgagcgtggcgaccgttatgcggtgctcttgttttatattgttttcagggTATGTACTGGTGTAGGCCTGGTTGAAAATCGATTGGAGTTCGCCAGTAATGTATCTTACCGTTTGCCGTGATTGTAGTTATGTGTTAATTTGTGTAGTTATGTATTCATTTGTGataaaattttgttaatgttATTGTGGTCCTTGCTATTAACAAATGGATCAGCTCATTTAGGTTTCCATTTTGGTTCCTACTTCATGTTTTTCGGGCTTGTGTCAGTTAAGTTTGAGGATTTTGTTTCTGGTATATCTATTGACCAGTTGAGTACTCAGTTGCCGTCTGAAAGTTGTGGTTCTGTTTCAGTTATGTGACAATTTGTATGAAAGTGATAGCTTATTGATAAGACAATGAGAAAATCAATGATTAATTGATTTTGAAAGGTTAAAATATCAGGAGCTTTTTCTGAAGAGAAGAACTTCTACCATAaaggataaatatatttttatttttgcatatatCGATTAGTCCATGTGTATAGGTACTGTGGTCCAAAGTGGTACACGTAAGTGGAATAGATAGTTGTTCAAGTTGTTTTGTATTGGTCAAGATGGCTATG containing:
- the LOC127842901 gene encoding carbohydrate sulfotransferase 1-like, translated to MNITCRLTLKSALKWSIVFCVAGMFLYVIKNDPSAMNFEQEKLSLSLHLENGYVDSTTTQAAYNYSEGTDIILLAYMRSGSTFLGNLLGWRPDVFYWFEPLRNLRLWDYIRDFDLLCNVVQPSCNIIPETDARSLQNALSLLDDILHCRLAHRVNESTDLNYSPEQASPSWQRHLNCTAVNNGSKLHPKCVSYLEEDCHKASHRMVKALRIDLNSVSLLLHNNPRLKIVHLLRDPRGIINSRLRTFWYAAFLKTDAAISDDIQVICSRLRNNIESGIRLLKIYPNRVKLIQYEDGFNVKSPKISKLYEFLNIDEPKDIHANEIDKLSSTYYANRTDGFNPFLYRQQLPWNVVAMVNNHCADVMSNMGLRMFRSEAELRNESIPVIYSKLTYTIL